The Cyprinus carpio isolate SPL01 chromosome A19, ASM1834038v1, whole genome shotgun sequence genome has a segment encoding these proteins:
- the LOC109052827 gene encoding up-regulator of cell proliferation-like, protein MESVLMEMGLHGHLRDKLTLKSVLELGKFSDDDQTAHSFTSLLWLFLRKLMMVNSSARSIKCASKGNSEKCEEKSINMIEESTDFNDNQESINPLDLITALFHCADPFLQQEMALKMSMCQFAVPLLLPNCDTKECTLMLWALRDITKQFRFHGLEENSIVLTDLPLISFVRLGKNPNLSKSEFLNKILSSKQQNYDTFVHRKLENGNIQKKICNGLVEMSWYLPRGEKKIDIFKEPVAMANLRGNISDFEVQFAFLSQTSSAVFLFCDDLDSNQTFLNSLQLSSKLVLICTTNDHTSRDNLKQRLAQMKLKTYSVILKDGKMNDAEFVAKLKKTVAEIVASSIKLSLETMSMIATDLGIQVDENNTICQNAKERAERITREIENIPDYKMKELPLQGKPWKEISKLEKEMCRLKKARKQNIEHYMSELKCQIQNLRMEQGNHRMNKAIHQFISGCCSNEQLYFLKWMKITLDSLTRKHLSRLQEQYRDACQNPKEDKERLRELDNQIASSSLGIQHFMRELSQLYESAHFQGNWNHSSLKKLPELCAQLMLNGFPLELIDGDASNIPLRWIGNVLSALNKLTTPHNRIRVVTVLGVQSSGKSTLLNTMFGVQFAVSSGRCTRGAFMLLIGVSEEFRSELLCDYILIIDTEGLKSLELAKLADSYEHDNELATLVVGLSDITIVNISMENATEMKDTLQIVVHAFLRMKEVGKKPCCHFAHQNTADVAVQDKILRERMSFFQQLDYMTQAAAKMEKRGNKKKFTDILEYKIDGNNWYIPGLWLGTPPMAPVNTGYSEEVNKFKGGILDILKKTKLPAQDLMAFAEWIRSLWKAVQFENFIFSFRNSLVAEAYSKLCAEFNTWEWAFKKHMIDWYTKSETKISNMGVITEQSETKVNLDRVLVALKCEADNELEKEEKKLLDTIQQYFENELEHVHLVENHKEDFFNSARGLRREVEMDIRIKLENAILIQKGIEKVEEIKQKQRDTLRDKVLGLIKVCRNRTHILSETELNKEFEKIWNDILKENSFTALPRQDVVKETYTLLHNNLEMKSGAVREMLSNSTSLDQCGTRPFFAVVKTDFFKRLRLIQLACDKIIYQSETFITNKTEPKSDYNSADIQELLCFIDKNLESCKEPEINPEIEAALKIHICGNAARAFQKMHDDYIERTDPLKSLEQFKDQWLADFKDLYHQRDQCQNKAEMCTMKCFAPAVMEYIQKHLGPDIVDEMLSGERGLDFSTRSFFQFSLLKKLLWDDDFTNILEYVHNYETYVTEWISEKITEHFSKKGALLKLEIKHLNAIIKKLKEAAESAQSKANICNNISSFVTYVCRSLNKELVIPSDALNASLALNNSNPSEFIDCFKSSIEKMHKRLEDQLRDEKNVKHKLTKLSVNKPQQVLFSRVFGCGKKCPFCSAPCEAGGKKHMNHFVSIHRPQGVGNYSWVETYKLIPDICSSLVASEMSFHCKDTGYQWYPYKEYRQIYPDWRIQPDTSIEATDFWKHIFAKYNMKFAERYCLKPADIPADWSRISKYQAKKSLEDTFKTK, encoded by the coding sequence ATGGAATCTGTGTTAATGGAAATGGGTCTACACGGCCACCTAAGGGATAAACTGACTCTAAAGTCTGTACTGGAATTGGGGAAATTTTCTGATGATGACCAAACTGCACATAGTTTTACATCTTTGCTGTGGCTTTTTCTCAGAAAGCTCATGATGGTCAATTCATCAGCCAGAAGTATAAAATGTGCTTCAAAAGGTAACTCTGAAAAATGTGAAGAGAAAAGCATCAATATGATAGAGGAATCTACTGATTTTAATGATAATCAGGAGAGCATAAATCCACTAGATTTGATCACAGCTCTCTTCCACTGTGCTGATCCTTTCCTCCAGCAAGAAATGGCTCTAAAAATGTCAATGTGTCAGTTTGCTGTACCTCTGCTGCTGCCAAATTGTGACACAAAAGAGTGCACTCTGATGCTTTGGGCCTTGAGGGACATAACAAAGCAGTTTAGATTCCATGGTTTAGAGGAAAACAGTATTGTGCTGACCGATTTGCCCCTCATCTCTTTTGTCAGACTAGGAAAAAATCCAAATCTTTCCAAATCTGAGTTCCTGAATAAGATCCTCAGCAGCAAGCAGCAAAATTATGACACTTTTGTTCACAGGAAACTGGAAAATGGTAACATTCAAAAAAAGATCTGTAATGGTCTTGTTGAAATGAGCTGGTACCTCCCTAGGGGTGAAAAGAAAATTGACATTTTCAAAGAGCCAGTAGCCATGGCTAATCTCCGTGGGAATATTTCTGATTTTGAGGTCCAATTTGCCTTCCTGAGCCAAACGTCCTCTGCAGTTTTTCTGTTCTGTGATGATTTGGACTCAAACCAGACATTTCTGAACTCCTTGCAGCTCAGTTCAAAACTGGTTCTTATTTGTACCACAAATGATCATACATCAAGAGACAATCTGAAACAAAGATTGGCACAGATGAAGCTCAAAACATACTCTGTAATCCTCAAGGATGGGAAGATGAATGATGCTGAATTTGTTGCTAAACTAAAGAAGACTGTAGCTGAAATAGTTGCAAGTTCTATAAAATTAAGCCTCGAAACGATGTCAATGATCGCAACAGATCTGGGGATTCAAGTAGATGAAAACAATACCATTTGTCAAAATGCAAAGGAAAGGGCAGAAAGAATCACAAGAGAGATTGAAAATATACCTGATTATAAAATGAAGGAACTCCCTTTGCAAGGGAAACCATGGAAAGAGATATCCAAACTGGAGAAAGAAATGTGTCGCCTCAAAAaggcaagaaaacaaaacattgaacaCTATATGAGTGAACTTAAATGTCAAATCCAGAATCTAAGAATGGAACAAGGAAACCATAGAATGAACAAAGCAATACATCAATTCATTTCTGGCTGTTGCTCAAATGAGCAACTATATTTTCTCAAGTGGATGAAAATAACTTTGGACAGTCTAACACGAAAGCACCTGTCCAGGCTTCAGGAGCAGTATAGGGATGCATGTCAGAATCCCAAAGAAGATAAAGAACGTCTCAGAGAGCTTGATAATCAGATTGCCAGCAGCTCTTTAGGAATCCAACACTTCATGAGAGAGTTGAGTCAACTCTATGAGTCTGCACACTTCCAAGGAAACTGGAACCACTCTTCCCTTAAAAAATTGCCAGAACTTTGTGCTCAGTTAATGCTAAATGGATTTCCTCTGGAACTTATTGATGGAGATGCATCAAATATTCCACTGAGGTGGATTGGAAATGTGCTTTCGGCACTTAACAAACTGACAACACCTCACAACAGGATACGAGTTGTAACCGTTTTAGGAGTCCAAAGCTCTGGGAAGTCGACTCTCCTCAACACAATGTTTGGAGTTCAGTTTGCTGTTAGCAGTGGCAGATGCACAAGAGGTGCCTTCATGCTTCTAATAGGCGTATCTGAGGAATTCAGATCAGAGCTTCTGTGTGACTATATCCTTATAATTGACACTGAAGGATTAAAATCTCTAGAGCTGGCGAAACTAGCTGATAGTTACGAGCATGATAATGAACTTGCGACCCTGGTTGTTGGACTGAGCGACATTACAATTGTCAACATTTCCATGGAAAATGCTACAGAAATGAAAGACACTTTGCAAATTGTTGTCCATGCCTTCCTCCGCATGAAGGAGGTGGGGAAAAAGCCCTGTTGTCATTTTGCGCACCAGAACACAGCAGATGTTGCTGTGCAGGACAAAATCTTGAGAGAGCGAATGAGTTTCTTTCAACAGCTAGACTATATGACTCAGGCAGCTGCTAAAATGGAAAAAAGGGGCAACAAAAAGAAATTTACAGACATTCTAGAGTATAAGATTGATGGAAACAATTGGTACATACCTGGGTTGTGGCTTGGAACTCCTCCAATGGCACCTGTTAACACTGGTTACAGCGAGGAGGTGAATAAGTTCAAGGGTGGGATACTTGACATTTTGAAGAAAACTAAATTACCAGCACAGGATTTAATGGCATTTGCAGAATGGATTCGAAGTCTCTGGAAGGCTGTCCAATTTGAAAACTTCATTTTCAGTTTTCGCAACAGCCTCGTTGCAGAAGCGTACTCCAAACTTTGTGCAGAGTTTAACACTTGGGAATGGGCCTTCAAGAAGCACATGATTGACTGGTACACAAAGTCTGAAACCAAAATCTCCAACATGGGTGTAATAACTGAGCAGTCAGAAACCAAAGTTAATCTTGATAGAGTATTGGTTGCTTTAAAATGTGAAGCTGATAATGAGttggaaaaagaggaaaaaaaacttttagatacAATTCAGCAATACTTTGAAAATGAGTTGGAACATGTGCATCTTGTCGAAAATCACAAGGAGGACTTTTTCAATAGTGCACGGGGACTTCGAAGAGAGGTTGAGATGGATATACGGATCAAACTTGAGAATGCTATTTTGATACAAAAGGGAATAGAAAAGGTGGAAGAAATAAAGCAAAAGCAGCGGGACACCTTGAGAGACAAAGTGCTCGGTTTGATCAAAGTCTGCAGGAATAGAACACATATACTCTCAGAGACTGAACTGAATAAGGAATTCGAAAAAATATGGAATGACATTCTGAAAGAGAATTCCTTCACAGCTCTACCAAGGCAAGATGTGGTGAAGGAGACATACACACTGTTACACAATAACTTAGAAATGAAAAGTGGAGCAGTACGTGAGATGCTATCAAATAGCACCAGTCTAGATCAGTGTGGCACTAGACCTTTTTTTGCAGttgtaaaaacagatttttttaaaagactcaGATTAATACAATTGGCATGTGACAAAATAATATATCAGAGCgaaacatttattacaaataagACAGAACCAAAATCAGACTACAATAGTGCTGACATACAAGAACTGTTGTGCTTCATTGACAAGAATTTGGAAAGCTGCAAGGAACCAGAGATAAACCCTGAAATTGAAGCAGCTCTCAAGATCCACATCTGCGGGAACGCAGCAAGAGCGTTCCAGAAAATGCATGATGACTACATAGAGAGAACTGACCCTTTGAAATCTCTTGAACAGTTCAAGGACCAATGGTTAGCTGACTTTAAAGACCTCTACCACCAACGAGACCAGTGTCAGAACAAAGCTGAGATGTGTACCATGAAATGCTTCGCCCCCGCCGTGATGGAATACATCCAGAAACATCTTGGACCTGACATTGTAGATGAAATGTTGTCAGGTGAAAGAGGCCTTGATTTTAGCACACGCTCATTTTTCCAGTTTTCGCTTTTAAAAAAGTTACTTTGGGATGATGACTTTACCAATATTCTGGAGTATGTACACAACTATGAAACATATGTAACTGAGTGGATTTCAGAGAAGATCACTGAACATTTTTCAAAGAAAGGGGCTCTTTTGAAGTTGGAAATTAAACATCTGAATGCAATCATCAAGAAACTCAAGGAAGCTGCTGAAAGTGCACAGAGCAAGGCCAACATCTGCAATAACATCAGCAGTTTTGTGACCTATGTCTGCAGAAGTCTTAATAAAGAGTTAGTCATACCAAGTGATGCACTCAATGCAAGTCTGGCTTTAAACAACTCGAACCCTTCCGAGTTTATAGATTGCTTTAAATCATCAATAGAAAAAATGCATAAACGCTTAGAAGATCAGCTACGTGATGAAAAGAATGTAAAACATAAGCTAACCAAACTCTCAGTGAACAAACCTCAACAGGTGCTCTTCAGCAGAGTGTTTGGCTGCGGGAAAAAGTGTCCATTCTGCAGTGCACCTTGTGAAGCTGGCGGAAAAAAGCATATGAATCATTTTGTCTCTATCCATCGGCCGCAAGGCGTTGGTAACTACAGTTGGGTTGAAACCTATAAACTAATTCCTGACATATGCTCATCTCTTGTTGCTAGTGAAATGTCATTCCACTGTAAAGACACAGGATATCAGTGGTATCCATACAAGGAATACAGACAGATCTATCCAGACTGGAGGATACAACCTGACACTTCTATTGAAGCAACTGATTTTTGGAAGCATATCTTTGCGAAGTACAACATGAAATTTGCAGAGAGGTATTGTTTAAAACCAGCAGACATCCCTGCTGATTGGTCTAGGATCTCTAAATATCAggcaaaaaaaagtttggaagatACATTCAAAACGAAATAA